From the Pseudoalteromonas tunicata genome, one window contains:
- a CDS encoding type III pantothenate kinase — protein MILLIDVGNTALKAVLYHQQQLSALSQAQLNQLDWSKVTALVYSAVRQSPALTDLLAKANTHQVSCVCASVTSTIAGIKCAYPIVKNLGIDRWLAVLAAVSLYPNENVVVVDSGTATTIDLLSKDKQHLGGWILPGLDLMVDAVTARTEKVFTDLSTPYASELGTNTPQALKNGCLMSTRGAVEFAKTKFSEKSRILFTGGNGQLLKKEYSSGDFNQQLLFIGLLFWYENQSI, from the coding sequence ATGATTTTACTTATTGATGTTGGCAATACGGCGTTAAAAGCTGTGTTATACCATCAGCAGCAGTTATCTGCTTTATCCCAAGCACAATTAAATCAACTTGATTGGAGTAAGGTTACGGCTTTAGTTTATAGTGCCGTGCGCCAATCACCTGCATTGACTGATCTGCTTGCTAAAGCAAACACCCATCAAGTTAGCTGCGTATGCGCAAGCGTCACAAGTACAATTGCGGGAATCAAATGCGCATATCCAATAGTCAAAAACTTAGGAATAGACCGCTGGCTTGCCGTGCTTGCTGCAGTGTCTCTTTATCCAAATGAAAATGTAGTGGTGGTAGATTCTGGCACCGCTACGACAATCGATTTATTATCTAAAGATAAACAGCATCTAGGCGGATGGATTTTACCTGGGTTGGATTTAATGGTTGATGCTGTGACTGCTCGCACCGAAAAAGTATTTACTGATTTAAGTACGCCTTATGCCTCCGAATTGGGCACTAACACGCCTCAAGCATTAAAAAATGGTTGTTTAATGAGCACTCGAGGTGCCGTTGAATTCGCCAAAACAAAATTTAGTGAGAAAAGTCGTATTTTATTTACCGGTGGTAACGGTCAGTTATTAAAAAAAGAGTATTCATCTGGTGATTTTAATCAGCAATTATTGTTTATCGGATTGCTGTTTTGGTATGAAAATCAATCAATTTGA
- the birA gene encoding bifunctional biotin--[acetyl-CoA-carboxylase] ligase/biotin operon repressor BirA: MLILKGNKLAVLNYLQQGEFVSGEWLGLQLGISRAAVAKHIQSLQELGLDIFKVTGKGYRLNTAFELLNQQRIEQYYKAQSEGVAQFELFPVIDSTNSELMRRIQSGQLPDSGTVVVSESQTAGRGRRGRQWQSPFGSNLYFSYYWLLDDGLQAAMGVSIAVGLAVYDALKALYQIDVQLKWPNDILVHEQKLAGVLVELDGQPDGPCHLVIGIGLNLNMPVTASANIDQAWTDLALLGCEVDKSKLVAVLTHCLEQRLKQYRQSGLDEMHQQWNQVHAFQGQRVNLITGLRSWQGICEGIDPQGGIKIRQNGEVKSYFGGEISLRKVVDDFTY; encoded by the coding sequence ATGTTAATACTAAAAGGCAATAAGCTGGCTGTTTTAAATTACTTGCAGCAGGGTGAGTTTGTTTCTGGTGAATGGTTGGGTCTACAGCTTGGTATCAGCAGGGCCGCGGTCGCTAAACACATTCAATCATTACAAGAGTTAGGTTTGGATATTTTTAAAGTGACGGGAAAAGGATATCGACTTAATACCGCGTTTGAATTATTAAACCAGCAGCGGATAGAGCAATATTATAAGGCTCAAAGCGAGGGGGTAGCCCAGTTTGAGTTATTTCCCGTCATAGATTCAACTAATTCAGAGTTAATGCGACGTATTCAAAGTGGGCAATTGCCCGATTCGGGCACTGTGGTGGTATCGGAAAGTCAAACTGCAGGGCGTGGGCGACGCGGCCGGCAGTGGCAATCACCTTTTGGGTCTAATTTGTACTTTAGCTATTACTGGTTACTGGATGATGGTTTACAAGCTGCAATGGGTGTGAGTATTGCTGTGGGTTTAGCTGTTTATGACGCGTTAAAAGCCTTGTATCAAATTGATGTGCAATTGAAATGGCCAAACGATATTTTAGTGCATGAGCAAAAATTAGCGGGCGTTCTGGTTGAGCTTGATGGTCAGCCTGATGGACCTTGTCATTTAGTGATAGGTATTGGTTTAAATTTAAATATGCCTGTTACTGCATCAGCCAATATTGATCAAGCATGGACAGATTTGGCTTTATTGGGCTGTGAAGTCGATAAAAGTAAACTAGTAGCTGTTTTAACTCATTGTTTAGAACAAAGACTTAAGCAGTATCGTCAATCGGGATTAGATGAAATGCATCAGCAATGGAATCAGGTTCATGCGTTTCAAGGGCAAAGAGTAAACCTAATTACTGGTCTGCGTAGCTGGCAAGGTATTTGTGAAGGCATCGATCCGCAAGGTGGTATTAAAATTCGCCAAAATGGAGAAGTAAAAAGTTATTTTGGTGGTGAAATTTCATTAAGGAAAGTGGTTGATGATTTTACTTATTGA
- the murB gene encoding UDP-N-acetylmuramate dehydrogenase: MLSLQSLHTFALPAHASTLIKIVDPMQLQHCDFTQPFVVLGGGSNTLFLADFSGEVLQIANLGIEINENDEAFNLHVSAGENWHQLVRFTLDNAMPGLENLALIPGLCGAAPVQNIGAYGVELKDFLQYVDGFNIETKQFERLSASECQLAYRDSIFKHALKDKFIITAIGLSLTKVWQPRCEYGPLKALSDASAEQIFEQVIKIRSSKLPDPTKIANAGSFFKNPIIEHTQLNALLPQFPELVYYPVDSETVKVAAGWLIEQCDLKGFRIAGIEVNPLQALVLLNHGQSTGQDVIAMINTIQTKVYRQFKIQLQHEVRLIGDSQELTIEVAPC, from the coding sequence TTGCTTTCGTTACAATCCCTTCATACATTTGCACTACCTGCACACGCTTCTACCCTTATAAAAATTGTTGATCCAATGCAATTACAACACTGTGATTTTACTCAACCATTTGTCGTACTAGGTGGTGGCAGTAATACATTATTTCTTGCGGATTTTTCAGGTGAAGTACTGCAGATTGCAAATTTAGGCATTGAAATTAACGAAAATGACGAAGCGTTTAATCTTCATGTTTCAGCTGGTGAAAATTGGCATCAATTGGTTCGTTTCACCTTAGATAATGCCATGCCCGGCCTTGAGAACTTAGCGTTAATTCCGGGGCTTTGTGGTGCGGCTCCGGTGCAAAATATTGGTGCGTATGGCGTTGAATTAAAAGATTTTTTACAATATGTTGATGGTTTTAATATTGAAACGAAGCAGTTTGAGCGTTTAAGCGCCAGCGAATGCCAATTAGCCTATCGCGACTCTATTTTTAAACATGCTTTAAAAGATAAGTTTATTATTACTGCAATTGGATTATCGCTTACAAAAGTGTGGCAACCACGCTGTGAATATGGTCCTTTAAAGGCATTGAGTGATGCGAGCGCAGAACAAATATTCGAACAAGTTATAAAAATTCGCAGTAGTAAATTGCCAGATCCGACCAAAATAGCCAATGCAGGAAGCTTCTTTAAAAATCCGATTATTGAGCATACTCAATTAAATGCACTTTTACCTCAATTTCCGGAGCTTGTTTATTATCCAGTAGATAGCGAAACAGTAAAAGTTGCGGCGGGCTGGCTAATTGAACAGTGTGACTTAAAAGGGTTTCGTATTGCTGGCATTGAAGTGAATCCACTGCAGGCCTTAGTGCTGCTTAATCATGGCCAAAGCACAGGACAAGATGTGATTGCTATGATTAATACCATCCAAACTAAGGTATATCGACAGTTTAAAATTCAGCTGCAGCACGAAGTCAGGTTGATAGGGGATAGCCAAGAGTTAACGATTGAGGTGGCACCATGTTAA
- a CDS encoding M1 family metallopeptidase: protein MKLNTIFAALLLSQSAVVVAQDQHSYANLDQVHSTHVYLDVAINFNKKELEGFIEHTLSWHNKQAKQLILDTRDLEIDKVMYKGADKLWHPAKFTLAARNDVKGSKLTINLKEQAKLVRVYYNSLPQASGLQWLTPEQTASKTQPFVYSQSQAIHARSWMPIQDTPAMRVTYNARIQTPKDVRAVMSADNKDAQFKDGDFHFDMPQAIPPYLIAFGAGNLEYQQMSHQTAIYAEPTILAAAVAEFDDTQAMIDKTNKMYGEYAWGRYDLLMLPPSFPFGGMENPRLSFITPTVVAGDKSLVSLIAHELAHSWSGNLVTNATWEDLWLNEGFTSYVENRIMEEVYGRDRALMEQSLESAGLKKLLPTLPEGDTILNLKLNGRDPDDAFSSVPYIKGQLFLIYLEQHFGRDKFDVFVKQYFHDFSFKSLTTKEFVTYLESNLINKYPNIVSMDKVNEWIYQPGLPADAPNPVSDTFDKVNANSQAWLAGQATLSSLPTDQWTVHEWLHFINTLPRDLSLAQMTELDGAFKLTQSGNAEIAFAWFMLAVGNGYNEIYPALDKHLSGIGRRKLIVPLYKTLIAHDKKQWANAVYQKARNTYHPLAQGTIDALFQ, encoded by the coding sequence ATGAAACTTAACACTATTTTTGCTGCACTCTTACTCAGCCAGTCCGCTGTTGTTGTAGCTCAAGACCAACACAGCTACGCGAACTTAGATCAAGTTCATTCAACGCATGTCTATCTTGATGTTGCCATTAACTTTAATAAAAAAGAACTTGAAGGGTTTATTGAGCACACCTTAAGTTGGCACAATAAACAAGCCAAACAGCTTATTTTAGATACTCGCGATCTTGAAATTGACAAAGTAATGTACAAAGGGGCTGATAAACTTTGGCACCCTGCAAAATTTACTCTGGCAGCTCGAAATGATGTTAAAGGCAGTAAACTGACGATTAACTTAAAAGAACAAGCCAAGTTAGTGCGTGTTTATTACAACTCTTTACCTCAAGCTTCAGGCCTGCAATGGTTAACTCCAGAGCAAACAGCAAGTAAAACTCAACCATTTGTTTACAGCCAATCGCAAGCGATTCATGCCCGTAGCTGGATGCCAATTCAAGATACGCCAGCTATGCGTGTAACCTATAATGCCCGCATTCAAACACCAAAAGACGTGCGTGCGGTAATGAGTGCTGACAACAAAGATGCGCAATTTAAAGATGGTGATTTCCACTTTGATATGCCACAAGCTATTCCTCCATATTTAATTGCATTTGGTGCGGGTAACCTTGAATACCAGCAAATGTCGCATCAAACTGCCATTTATGCAGAGCCAACCATTTTAGCCGCAGCGGTAGCTGAATTTGATGATACTCAGGCAATGATCGACAAAACCAATAAAATGTATGGTGAATATGCTTGGGGTCGCTACGACTTACTCATGTTGCCACCAAGCTTTCCATTTGGCGGCATGGAAAATCCACGTTTATCATTTATCACCCCGACTGTTGTTGCTGGTGATAAAAGCTTAGTGAGCTTAATTGCGCATGAGCTAGCCCATTCTTGGTCTGGTAATTTAGTCACTAATGCGACATGGGAAGATCTTTGGTTAAACGAAGGTTTCACCTCTTATGTTGAAAACCGCATTATGGAAGAAGTGTATGGTCGCGACCGCGCACTGATGGAGCAATCATTAGAATCGGCAGGTCTGAAAAAATTACTACCAACCCTGCCTGAAGGCGACACCATTTTAAATCTTAAATTAAATGGCCGCGATCCGGATGATGCATTTAGTAGCGTACCTTACATTAAGGGCCAGTTATTCCTCATTTACTTAGAGCAACACTTTGGCCGTGACAAATTTGATGTCTTTGTTAAACAATACTTCCATGATTTTTCATTTAAATCATTAACAACAAAAGAATTTGTTACGTATTTAGAAAGTAACCTAATCAACAAATATCCAAATATCGTTAGCATGGATAAAGTAAACGAGTGGATTTATCAGCCGGGTTTACCAGCTGACGCACCAAACCCAGTCTCAGATACCTTCGATAAAGTAAACGCCAATAGCCAAGCATGGTTAGCAGGCCAAGCAACTCTCAGCAGCCTACCAACCGACCAGTGGACAGTGCATGAGTGGCTGCATTTTATAAATACTTTGCCACGTGATTTATCACTTGCACAAATGACTGAGCTTGATGGTGCATTTAAACTCACTCAATCGGGCAATGCAGAAATCGCTTTTGCATGGTTTATGCTTGCAGTTGGCAATGGCTACAATGAAATTTATCCAGCACTTGATAAACATTTATCAGGCATTGGCCGTCGTAAATTGATTGTACCTTTGTATAAAACATTGATTGCACATGATAAAAAACAATGGGCGAACGCGGTATATCAAAAAGCGCGTAATACTTACCACCCATTAGCTCAAGGCACTATTGACGCATTATTTCAATAA
- a CDS encoding DUF2057 family protein, with protein MIKLFACALLLPMSVFAAVLKAPDELVFLAVNDQQVEKSWFSSANEVTLSLGKNVVKLKYLDLFEVDYDQHEIVESEPFWLEINVIDADKPLKIMFNKPDSVAAAKAFVSAPTKQLTLDGGHQQQNIFASKPHQIVNKIDSNHSAAEQVNQPLPLLVKASTQQGSEPNALNMLEFWWQQASIEQQKAFLNQIAKDK; from the coding sequence ATGATTAAGTTATTCGCGTGCGCACTCCTTTTACCAATGAGTGTTTTTGCCGCGGTATTAAAAGCGCCAGATGAGTTGGTTTTTTTAGCGGTGAATGACCAGCAGGTTGAAAAGTCATGGTTTAGTTCAGCCAATGAAGTAACGCTTTCACTCGGTAAAAATGTCGTTAAGCTAAAATATCTTGATTTATTTGAGGTGGATTATGATCAACATGAAATTGTTGAATCAGAACCTTTTTGGCTTGAAATAAATGTTATCGACGCAGATAAGCCCCTTAAAATAATGTTTAACAAGCCTGACTCCGTTGCTGCGGCTAAAGCGTTTGTCAGTGCACCCACAAAGCAACTTACTTTAGATGGAGGGCATCAACAACAGAATATTTTTGCTAGTAAGCCGCATCAAATAGTGAATAAAATCGATAGTAACCATTCTGCTGCTGAGCAAGTAAACCAGCCACTTCCTTTACTCGTCAAGGCAAGCACTCAGCAAGGGAGTGAGCCAAATGCCTTAAACATGCTTGAATTTTGGTGGCAACAAGCAAGCATTGAGCAGCAAAAAGCATTTTTAAACCAAATAGCGAAAGATAAATAA
- a CDS encoding histidine triad nucleotide-binding protein: protein MTTETIFTKIINREIPATIVYEDDDTLAFEDINPQAPFHVLIIPKKAIATINDITEQDQHLIGKLYCVAAKLAKEKGFATSGYRVVMNCNEDGGQTVYHIHLHMLAGKAMGWPPYADKMK, encoded by the coding sequence ATGACCACTGAAACCATTTTTACTAAAATCATTAACCGAGAAATTCCAGCCACTATCGTTTATGAAGATGATGATACCTTGGCTTTTGAAGACATTAATCCTCAAGCACCTTTTCATGTATTAATTATTCCAAAAAAAGCAATTGCAACCATTAATGACATCACCGAACAAGACCAGCATTTAATTGGCAAGTTATATTGTGTTGCAGCAAAACTGGCTAAAGAAAAGGGTTTTGCCACTTCAGGCTATCGCGTTGTTATGAATTGCAATGAGGATGGAGGCCAAACGGTTTATCACATTCATTTACATATGCTTGCTGGAAAAGCTATGGGTTGGCCACCATATGCAGATAAAATGAAATAA
- a CDS encoding helix-turn-helix transcriptional regulator, giving the protein MKSSAFILLEQNPINNIGLDVLSPLLKTQGIEVTHGDDPAAIAEQTKLLFIEASAENAWEQLQNHLRAITVDCDIILFNINENTELANRALLSGIRGVFYATDNADVVMKGIRLLLDNQLWYRRNIMCNALSRLLHFNKDNILQLTDTLAEPISLTKREKAIIVLMSKGCKNKEIADELSISPHTVKTHLYSAFRKTKCRNRIELLSWAQQNIPTELR; this is encoded by the coding sequence ATGAAAAGTTCAGCATTTATTTTGTTAGAGCAAAACCCAATTAATAATATTGGGCTTGATGTTTTATCACCGCTTTTAAAAACTCAAGGTATTGAAGTTACGCATGGTGATGATCCAGCAGCGATAGCAGAACAAACAAAACTACTTTTTATTGAAGCGAGTGCTGAAAATGCATGGGAACAACTACAAAATCATTTACGTGCCATAACCGTCGATTGCGATATCATTTTATTTAATATTAATGAAAATACTGAATTGGCGAATCGCGCATTGTTGAGTGGGATCCGTGGGGTATTTTATGCCACAGACAACGCCGATGTGGTAATGAAAGGCATTCGCTTATTACTCGATAATCAGCTTTGGTATCGCCGTAATATTATGTGCAATGCACTGAGTCGTTTATTACATTTTAATAAAGACAATATTTTACAACTCACTGATACATTAGCTGAGCCTATCAGCCTGACTAAGCGCGAAAAGGCGATTATTGTTTTAATGAGTAAAGGTTGTAAAAACAAAGAAATAGCCGATGAGTTAAGCATCAGCCCCCATACCGTTAAAACGCATTTATACAGTGCATTTCGTAAAACAAAGTGCCGTAACCGTATTGAGTTACTTTCTTGGGCGCAGCAAAATATCCCAACAGAGCTTCGCTAA
- a CDS encoding penicillin acylase family protein translates to MLRFFKWLTFGLILLALLTTAVVYGILTLSLPSLSGKGQSAVLSEAVSIERDALGSAVIVARNRVDAAYALGFAHGQDRFFQMDLLRRNAAGELSELFGAAAINLDKTMRFHQLRKRATAILATLPEREQKILNAYSEGVNEAQAQSYPSFEYILTGAERKPWQAADSLLVIYTMYLDLQAGNFERDLVLTQIEQQFGKEMLAFVTQPSRYQAALDGSEIAKGEAAIPQLAKQVNKTVASQPIAEPLGIGSNNWAVTGQLTQSGHGMLSDDMHLSIAVPVIWYRAQLNYQENNQAHQITGVSLPGAPAIVVGSNGHVAWGFTNGYLDTADWIKLPKDYQTHVEIEQLAVVDGTEQVYELEMSEFGPVKTLNGERYALSWVAHQNYAVDMELLKLEQVHTVAQALEVAKTIGIPVQNMLVVDNAGNAAWQPTGAVPARTNPSDVAIESQAYSNLWQYDADDLPSVLNPDNQRLWTGNSRVISASQLARFGDGGYAIGARAAQIRDRLNEKQQFSESDFYKIQLDNEARFLTQWHELLLTTLKQQPERYALDIAELENWQACACPESVGYTLVRYYRSRLIDTVFATLESNLSGSDLSLSAIKSNLETPIWQLIAAQPSSWLPEKYSSWHDLMRGAYEEMRDDLLVQYGQSKKASLKVLKWGDVNQLKIQHPFSKQMPLLSNLLDMPMHQGFGDSFMPAVQKTSFGASQRLFVQPGLERNAILTLPGGQSGHPLSPFYRAGFDDYVNGANTPLLPGERLYQITIEPSTK, encoded by the coding sequence ATGCTGCGGTTTTTTAAATGGTTAACATTTGGCTTAATCTTATTGGCTCTGCTCACAACGGCAGTTGTGTATGGCATTTTGACGTTGAGCTTACCGAGTTTATCGGGTAAGGGGCAAAGTGCGGTGTTAAGCGAAGCGGTTTCGATAGAGCGTGATGCGCTTGGCAGCGCTGTTATTGTGGCAAGAAATCGAGTTGATGCGGCTTATGCTTTAGGTTTTGCGCATGGTCAAGACCGTTTTTTTCAAATGGACTTGTTGCGTCGTAATGCTGCAGGAGAGCTTAGTGAGTTATTTGGTGCAGCGGCAATTAACCTCGATAAAACCATGCGTTTTCATCAATTACGTAAGCGTGCTACTGCAATTCTGGCCACTCTACCTGAGCGTGAGCAAAAAATATTAAATGCCTACAGTGAAGGCGTGAATGAAGCTCAAGCGCAAAGCTATCCGAGCTTTGAATATATTTTAACAGGTGCTGAGCGTAAACCATGGCAAGCAGCCGATAGCTTATTAGTTATTTATACTATGTACCTCGATTTACAAGCGGGTAACTTTGAGCGCGATTTAGTGCTAACTCAAATCGAGCAGCAATTTGGCAAAGAAATGTTGGCGTTTGTCACGCAACCAAGTCGATATCAAGCCGCACTCGATGGCAGTGAGATTGCAAAAGGCGAAGCTGCCATTCCTCAGCTAGCAAAACAAGTAAATAAAACCGTTGCATCCCAGCCGATTGCTGAACCGTTAGGAATTGGCAGTAATAACTGGGCGGTGACTGGGCAGTTAACGCAGTCGGGTCATGGCATGTTGTCCGATGACATGCACTTATCGATTGCAGTGCCGGTGATTTGGTATCGTGCTCAGTTAAATTATCAAGAAAACAACCAGGCACACCAAATTACTGGGGTGAGTCTACCGGGCGCACCGGCAATAGTGGTTGGCAGTAATGGCCATGTTGCTTGGGGATTTACCAATGGCTATTTAGATACAGCAGATTGGATAAAATTACCGAAAGATTATCAAACTCATGTTGAAATTGAGCAACTTGCCGTTGTTGATGGGACAGAGCAGGTCTATGAACTTGAGATGAGTGAATTTGGCCCAGTTAAAACGCTCAACGGTGAACGCTATGCACTGAGTTGGGTGGCGCACCAAAATTACGCAGTTGATATGGAATTATTGAAATTAGAGCAAGTGCATACCGTAGCGCAAGCGCTTGAAGTTGCCAAAACAATCGGGATCCCGGTGCAAAATATGTTGGTAGTTGATAATGCCGGTAATGCTGCTTGGCAGCCAACAGGGGCGGTTCCGGCTCGAACTAACCCAAGTGATGTGGCAATTGAATCGCAAGCGTATTCAAATTTATGGCAATACGATGCTGATGATCTTCCTTCTGTCTTAAATCCTGATAATCAGCGCTTATGGACGGGTAATTCGCGAGTAATTTCGGCTTCGCAATTAGCGCGGTTTGGTGATGGTGGTTATGCTATTGGCGCGCGAGCAGCACAAATTAGAGATCGTTTAAACGAAAAGCAGCAATTTAGTGAAAGCGATTTTTATAAAATTCAATTAGATAACGAGGCGCGTTTTTTAACGCAATGGCATGAGTTATTACTGACAACGTTAAAGCAACAGCCAGAGCGTTATGCGCTCGATATTGCTGAACTTGAAAACTGGCAAGCCTGTGCATGCCCTGAATCTGTTGGTTATACCTTAGTTCGGTATTATCGTAGTCGATTAATTGATACCGTTTTTGCAACGCTTGAGAGCAACTTAAGTGGCTCTGATTTATCGCTTAGTGCAATTAAAAGCAACTTAGAAACTCCGATTTGGCAACTCATTGCAGCACAGCCAAGTAGTTGGTTACCCGAAAAATATAGTTCGTGGCATGACTTGATGCGTGGCGCCTATGAAGAGATGCGTGATGACTTGTTAGTGCAATATGGTCAAAGTAAAAAAGCTTCTTTAAAAGTACTTAAATGGGGTGATGTGAATCAACTTAAAATTCAGCATCCATTTAGCAAACAAATGCCATTACTGAGCAATTTACTCGACATGCCAATGCATCAAGGTTTTGGTGATAGTTTTATGCCCGCAGTGCAAAAAACAAGTTTTGGCGCCTCGCAGCGCTTGTTTGTTCAGCCAGGGCTTGAGAGAAATGCAATTTTAACCTTGCCAGGTGGGCAGTCGGGCCATCCATTGTCGCCTTTTTACCGCGCTGGATTTGATGATTATGTTAATGGAGCGAATACGCCTTTATTACCAGGCGAGCGTTTATATCAAATTACCATTGAACCATCGACAAAGTAA
- a CDS encoding YceH family protein, protein MELILTPLQARVIGCMLEKEVTTPEQYPMSVNSLANACNQKSNREPVLALTESEIQNTLDELAASRLVTKEEGFSGRVDKYTHRFCNTEFGSLKFTPQQKAIICVMLLRGPQTPGELRTRTNRLAEFSNVQEVEEALNALINQGYVAKHPREPGKRESRYSQLFSELAPATQSNMLQTAEQNDEVAALNLEIDELKQEIADLKHQVAEIKLSLGL, encoded by the coding sequence ATGGAATTAATACTCACTCCGTTACAGGCACGTGTAATTGGCTGCATGCTCGAAAAAGAAGTGACCACACCCGAGCAATATCCTATGTCAGTCAACAGTCTAGCTAATGCCTGTAATCAAAAATCTAATCGTGAACCCGTACTTGCTTTAACTGAATCTGAAATTCAAAACACCTTAGACGAATTAGCTGCGAGCCGGTTAGTTACCAAAGAGGAAGGATTCTCAGGGCGAGTTGACAAATATACACACCGATTTTGTAATACCGAATTTGGCAGCTTAAAATTCACTCCCCAACAAAAAGCCATTATTTGTGTCATGTTACTACGCGGCCCACAAACCCCTGGGGAATTACGGACCCGCACTAATCGACTGGCTGAATTTAGCAACGTACAAGAGGTAGAAGAAGCGCTCAACGCCCTCATAAATCAAGGCTATGTTGCCAAGCATCCAAGAGAACCAGGCAAACGCGAATCTCGTTACAGTCAATTATTTAGTGAACTTGCACCGGCAACTCAATCAAATATGCTGCAAACAGCAGAGCAGAATGATGAAGTTGCAGCATTAAACTTAGAGATCGACGAACTTAAACAAGAAATCGCGGATTTAAAACACCAAGTTGCAGAAATTAAACTCAGCTTAGGACTTTAA
- the nadE gene encoding ammonia-dependent NAD(+) synthetase, with protein MRAHILAEMKVLPTIDPTFEIKRRIDFIKAKLLAAHSRSLVLGISGGVDSSTCGRLCQLAVNELNQEFATDKYQFIAMRLPYGVQADESEAQLAVDFIEPNQRLTVNIKAGADGIHAQALEAITSAGLSLPAPSSVDFIKGNVKARQRMVAQYEIAGLTAGLVVGTDHSAENLTGFYTKFGDGACDLAPLFGLSKRQVRLLAKTLGAPDLLVNKVPTADLECDKPGLADEDALGVSYEQIDDFLEGKPVDDAIAEKLIAIYQRTQHKRQPIPTIYD; from the coding sequence ATGCGAGCGCACATCTTAGCCGAAATGAAAGTACTCCCTACCATAGATCCGACTTTTGAAATAAAACGCCGAATTGATTTTATTAAAGCTAAATTACTTGCCGCACACAGCCGCTCATTGGTGCTTGGCATTAGTGGTGGCGTTGACTCTTCAACATGTGGCCGTTTATGCCAACTGGCTGTTAATGAACTTAATCAAGAGTTTGCCACTGATAAATATCAGTTTATTGCCATGCGATTGCCTTATGGTGTTCAAGCAGATGAATCCGAAGCCCAGTTAGCGGTAGATTTTATTGAGCCTAATCAGCGCTTAACAGTAAATATTAAAGCCGGTGCCGATGGTATTCACGCTCAAGCACTTGAAGCTATCACAAGCGCAGGGCTTTCTCTGCCTGCACCTAGCAGTGTTGATTTTATCAAAGGCAATGTAAAAGCTCGCCAACGCATGGTTGCTCAATATGAAATTGCAGGATTAACAGCAGGCCTTGTGGTTGGTACCGATCACAGCGCAGAAAACCTCACTGGCTTTTATACTAAATTTGGCGATGGCGCCTGTGATTTAGCGCCATTATTTGGTTTATCAAAACGGCAAGTTCGTTTATTAGCCAAAACTTTAGGGGCTCCTGACTTATTGGTCAACAAAGTGCCAACGGCCGATCTTGAGTGTGATAAACCCGGTCTTGCCGATGAAGATGCGCTAGGAGTCAGCTATGAGCAAATAGATGATTTTCTTGAAGGTAAACCAGTTGATGATGCAATTGCCGAAAAATTAATTGCAATTTATCAGCGTACACAACATAAACGCCAACCAATACCTACAATTTATGATTAA